The genomic DNA CTTTAAAAAATAGTACAAAGATGCGCTGCTCTCCAGGTTGAATCTCTCAGACGGCTGTTTTTATCTATACTGGGATCGCAGAGGCAGAGTTGTTGGTTGCTACATCGGCTTAATTCTCTTTACTATTGGTCACACGTGAGGAGGCGTAAATAAAAGTCCTGCTTGGAGAGTCTTGCATTGCATTAATTTACTGACATAAAAATCCTGTTTGTAAAATTTGGTGTTGGTCTCCACTTTATGTTGCAGCCCAGGAGTCTGGTTGTCACACGGACAACAGACAAGACTGGTTTTGTAATTCCTCCTGGGGGACTGGGGGCAGAATTATTTGTGAACAATTGGTTGATATTATAATTATCATCTGAGTAAAGTCAACAAAAGTGTTTTGGAATAAATAGCAGAGTGCTCTTTATTTGTGTTCCAAAATAAGGCTGTTCATTGACCATCTTGAGCACACGTTATCACTTTATTGAAGGTGGTTGGTCATAATAACACAGGCCAAACCTGTCAAATAAAACCgtttcttgtatttttacaattgtTTGACAAGACACGACCTCAGATCAGATGAGATGACCTGCTGAATTTAAGTATATTACtaagcagagaaaaagaaactaaCAAGCATTATGTTATTTCAGCTATTACATGTACTTCCTCTTAATGAAAAtctctaaaacagtttttttttgttttgttttgtttttcaaaaaaaatcccacatttTAAGGTTATTCCTTTGGGAACAGAAGCTGGCCTATTACCACATTCTGAAACAGAAAATTCACACATCTAGCTTcaccacctcctgagaaaaatatcTGGCTCTTCCGCTTCTGAATCTCCAGCTATGTTCATCAGCTCATTTCTAACCGTGTCTTTCCAGCATTTGAGGTTTGGCAGGTAAAGTGGATTCATCAGCTTTTTCCCTGAAAATAACTAAACAACTAAAAGTCTGCTTGGCTAATATAGCAGGAAAGCTTgtgtaacatttaaaataatgaatgaaaaaactCCACAGAGCTGAAAGGAACTGCAAAATTCAGGATGCTACCATTCTCTTGACTATATACAACACGGGAGAAAGttaaaattgtctcatttgtttaatcttAATCTTTGAATAATCCATCACATTACCCCTAACAAATAAggtaaaacatgttaaatactGAGTTTTCAAAGTGGATAATTAGCTTATAGACAgcaagaaagtgaataaattttCCCAAAAGGCATATCTGTTcctttattttatctcattcaAATGGACTGAATTCTCATGTACTGTGTTCTTGTCATGTGCTAatttatttttaggatttcacCAGTTGAAGTGGCGCGTCTTTACCGCATTTTTTGACGTTATGGAGAATGTGGATGCTATCTCGCAGGTAGCCGTTGAGGACGAGACGCATGGGCAGCTCAGCGAAGATGAAACTCAGCTGAGGAAAGACAAGACAGAGAATCTTGCTCAATTTCTCCTACAGCTGTGCCAATGCGTTTTCTCCCGTAACTAAACACAATTTGGTCAATAATTCAGaatgaaacatgaaattaaCTGAAGCATTAGAGGACAAAAGGTGACAAAAGACTCACACTGAAGATGATGTTGAAGACCGACTGGAAGACGATGATGTAGCTGTGACACGCTCCCTTTGGAAGCTTCTTCTGCTCCTGAACATGCTCTTCCTTGTAGTTGGCGTATTCATAGTACTGCTGCGCCATCCTGCAGACAAATTGAAGACAAGACATTGAAAAGAAATACTTAGTATATACACAGAATTTTGCGCATAAAATATAAGCAgcattgattattttgtgtcccTGCCACCTCTGGAGCAGTGCCATATTTCAGGTGGCGCTTGTTTCTCAAAGTTGATGaattggaagcaggaaaaaatggGCAGACTAAGGATCTGAGAGACTTTCTTAAACATTGATGGCTGGACAACTgagtcagagcatctccaaaacaacAGGTCTTGTGTTTCTGGTATGCAGTAGTTACCAAAAGTTGTCAAAGGAATGGCAAGCAATGAACTAGCGGCAGGTACAAACTGCTGAAAGCTTTGGATAGACATAAGATAGAACTGTGTCAGAAAACACAGTGTACTGCAGCCACAGGTTGGTCAAACTGTCCACCACGAAAAGCTCCTACACTGGGGACacgagcatcagaactggaccatgacACAATGGAAGAAGGTAGCCTGGTCTAATGAatcatattttcttttacaCCATGTGGACGGTATGTTGTATACCTGGAgaagagatggcagcaggatgcactgTGAGAAGGAGACAAGCCTGCAAAGGCAGAGTGACACTCGGGGCAATGTTTTGCTGGGAAAGCTTGAGCCCTGGCATtcatatagatatttttttgaCACCTACCACCCAGCGAAAGTTGCATATCACATACACTCCTTCACGGCAATGGTGTTCCCTAATGTCAGTGGCCTATTTAAGCATGAAAATGTGCCCTGTCGCTCTGCAAAAATTGTTCaagaatgaagaaaaagttCTTGACTTATCAGTTGATCGAATTTTGAACCAACAAATATGGTCATGAGCTTCAGGTAGTGACTGTATGAATGAAGTAGCAGGTATGAACAgcatagggtggctgggctaAGCTTTAGAGATAAGGTGAGGAACTCAGATATCTGGAGGGAGCTCCTTGTAGGGTTGCTGATTATttctctgccaaggaatgcggcggagttatgtgacgatcggtgtacgtttgtctgtttgtctgtctgttagcgacattactcaaaaacagattaacggatttggatgaaattttcagggaaggtgagaaatgacacaaggaccacctgattagattttggaagtgatgctgtttatagtctggatccacggatctgttaaagatttttgcatcattgtgagataatgacatggcatcactgtaactatgacaacaagtgaacactacgtcacgACTGCAATCCCACTACATATTGACcattgcagacttatcaggacttatccgtcggaaatcatacaagaaacaactgattaaattgtgggggtgtttcaaaTCTCAACCCAATCAAGCATCTGTTCAATCCCTAGAGGCCCCTTCTCTCAATTTccaggatctgctgccaacTTCAGGCTCCCTGATACCACAGGATGCCTTCAGAGGTCTTGTTAAATCCAGACCTCGACtgttcagagctgttttggcagctcAGATTACACCAACACactattaggcaggtggttttagtGTTGTAGCTGATAATGTGGACTGTGTGCTGCGTATGTCCACAAAGATGTCACTATGCTCCTCAGGTGTTAGCATTTTAAGGTACTTTCTAACATCTAATAATCAAAATAAtggttatttttgtatttgtagcTCTAGTATATATGTCAATGGCAAGCAGTTGAATAAATCATTAGTGCACTTAGTAAATGAGGGTCAGTTTCATACGTTAAGAATTAAAGTTTTCCCTttaattcatatatatatatatatatatatatatatatatatatatatatatatatatatatatatatatatatatatataggaggTGGaaactgtttctttctttttgcattcAAGTTTGCATCATGAGACACTAAGACGGAAAAAATAACTCTTGTACTCAACAGGATACTCCTCCCCTCAAACccctccaaaaaacaaaacaaaacaaacagatctcAGCTTGACAACAGTCGCCCGACAAGGTTCAGCAGAATTTCAACAAAGGGGCCGTTAAATAGCTTTTTGAGCCACGCATCGATCGAAGCGATACAACATATTGTGACACCTTTTTGTGAGCAGACATGAAAACACTCACTTGAAATGGCTAACGATTCTTTTCTCAAAGCTTTGTTGTGACTGACTGGTTCATTAATTCAGCTCAGGCATTCTATTGGTAAAAACGGAGCAATCTGGAGCCCAACAGAAGAGGTGTCTGCAGTACACCCCTGCCTGAATCTATTATTTAACTGTGGTGTTTTCAAATGTGCAATGTCTTGAAAATGGCAGCAACGGCTCAGCTAACAGCTTCTTTTTAACTCTCCCGAAGCTTGTCAGCATTAGAGCACAACACCGCAGGCAATTTTAGGAGATTGTAGCTTTTTCAGAGATGTACATCAGGTTTGGGTTTCAGATAAATTAGAAACAGCATCAGCATTCAAGGCTGGATTGCCAAACCAGGCAAACTGCCACTTGCGTCAACACCGCAGGGGGCCCAAAAATCTCCTTAATTACAGCCGGTTGACTGgtttatgcaaatgtgtgtaatattcttgttcgAGGATATCTGCCATGACATGATAAGGGCCCTTTACGGAGTCCTACTTTACGCCCTGATCTGACACTCCCAGTGAACCTCTTAGCATCAGACtgtttaaatttgatttaattatCAGCAAGCAGTGAGAGAAAGTGAGTAAGCACATTTGATCAAATACTAAATACTTAAGTGCAACCTTGAGATACTTGTACTTTACttgattatttgtaatttatgcTACTTAATACTTCAATAATGTTGTACTTTCTACTCCACTGCATTGCTCTGACAGCTTTAATTACTTTAAAGATTAAGATTTTACACAACGGATAATATAACAAGCTTTTAAACCAGTAGTTTCTGATCTTTATGGCTTCTTATAAAAAGCAATTTGTAGTCAGGTTCACATTTCAGATATCTGTAAGTTGTTTACTGCTCTACCCAACTGATTTTCCCTCTAAACGTCTCACATGGttttatattaataaatgttcaaatgatgtGATATCTCAGCAAAAACCAAAGActagagaaaaattaaaacagcTTTCTGCATCAGAACTTACTTTTGTTCTCTCCCATTAATCATGTTTGAAGATATATCTCCTGTAACTGTACATAAAACTTGATAAAACATAgttcaaacatgcagcagctacaacagtaacatgttGCTGAACCACCGATGCCTCACTATTAACACTCTAATGTTGTCATGTATAATAATATGCCAGTTAAAAGGAGCAAAGCAGTACTTTTCCTTTAATActtttgctgcttttacttaagtaaaacattTCATGTAGGACTTTTAATTTAAAGGAAATTTTTTACACTGGTGTATTGGTAATATGTAGCAATATTTTGTAGGTTTAGTTGTTTTAGCATTAtaaaaagcctttaaaaatCCAGTCATGGTTCACGTGACCAACAACCCTGTTTTTGGCTACTTTCATTGACTATGTTGGAATAAAAGTATCTAAATTACGTATTTGGGGTTGAATATTTGTTAGGTCAGACCTGGGATCCACTGGTTTCATGGttttgacaaagaaaaatggtcatGATGAGTGTTTATGTTTGGTTATAAGATGATGATGTCAGGTATACTGTAAGGTGACAAGCTGATTGTAATTTGGGTGTTATTTCGATGAGGTTCATGTAAGAGCAACGACCTAAGATGGTGGTTTGTGATGTCGTTTGACTCTCAGTAAGCTGTAGGTGCTGCGACACACATCCTCTTCCTCACCTTGTGATGTAGTTTCCCAAAGAGGCCCAAAGCGGAACAATGGCGACGCCGATAGCCACGGCTGACGGAACCAGGGTGTAGTAACGCTCCCAGTAATTGGTTGAGACAAAGAGGGCATAGATTCCTGAAGCCAGAAACATCATCCACTTCGTACCTAGAAACCTGAGAAAGAGGGTGTTAAGAAAAACCAAGAAcatttggattaaaaaaaaaataatgttttagcACTTGTGCTTGTGACTCTACCTGATGAGTACAGGTGTGTACAGGAGGCCGATGATCGGTGTGACGTTGATGCCCATCAGCATCTTCCGGTCGATGTCCTGCAGACCGAGGTTGCTGTATTTGACCTCACGGTAGGTCATGTCATAATGGAGGATCAGCTGCATCTGTAATAggcctgcaaacacacacacacatgaaacaaatgtaataataataataataataataataataataataataataatcttaagAAAGTTCTTCACAAGGCAGCAAAATAGAACAGACGCGTCATTAAATCTTTAGAATTTAGGATGCAGAGACATTcttgaaagaaataaaagatgattcaaaggaaataaaaagtCAAGTAAAGTCCTGAAAGGCTCACagataaaagcacattttgaaagGAGACTTTAAAGAGACTTCTGACTCAGCCAACCTGATTTCCTCAGGCAGCCTGTTCCAGAGCCTCTGGGGTTCTGactgaaaatgcagcaaaatatcTCTCAAAGTGTGTGCTGGTGCAAACAGTAGAAAGATCAGATATAAAACTAAGTTAAAGTGGTCAGTAAAATTCTAAAATCTATCCTTAGATTGGATGCAACGAGGCTAAAACAAGAGTTATTAGTTGCTGAAGTTCTGTTCAGCTAGAAAAAAAGGCTTGAAAAGTAAATACACGTCTTTAACaggtaaaaaactaaaataagtcTTTTGCTGAGGCgtgtttctgtgtcttcttCAGTCACACTCACCCATGTACACACTGTACACGATCATGGCTCCAAAACTGGCTGCGAGGACATTCTTGATGACTCCCAGCCTCTTCCTCCTGTAGtatttcctctcctcctcctcctcgttgtACTCGGCCTGTGGGCCCAAAAATTCATCCATCTGGGaagagaagataaaaaaaagttaagtCAAGATGAGATATTCCTTTTCCTGCTGCACCTTTCACCCAGAACCTGACAGtaaaaaaaggttttctcaGAGCAGCTGAGCTCACCTGACCCTGCATGTTGTCTTCTTGCCCCACATTCAGCAGTTCGTTCATGCCGCCATTAGGAGGCACTATGAGCGGATCAGCGTCTCTGATTAGATCTTCTCCATCAGTTGCCTCCATCTGGTGACCAAAAGCAGCACCACACTCGATTAACAGTCAGACCACTGCAGCTTCATCCAGACCAATCGATCGCCTGTAGACACTGTGGTTGTTGTCAGACTGTTGCATACTAATGTGAGGAAGCTTATGGCAGACCTGATTTGAActtaaatttgcaaaaagaaAGCTTAATTTTACAAACACATTAGAATTTTTCTCAGGTATGGGGTATTtgagaaaaaactaaagtgaaaaCACTATGAtcacatttgcattttcattttcacatacCTTATGGGCATTTTACagcatattaaaatgaaaatcacaaaagcattttgcatttcattttcaaagactTCTCCTGCTCTACAGTGAACAATGATCAAATGCAATAAGCCCTCTGTTTTCTGCATTCACATGTACATGCTAGCACCTTCGCATAGATGAAAATTTGATGTTTATATTACTTGCATATGACATTGAACTAAGTATAATTGTGGTTTAGACATCTGGTTGTTCAGAACATTACTTTAAATATAGTTCAGCTTTTGGAgactatttttttatatattttctgacATCTGATAATctaaattattgttatttaagtAATTGTAGCCCTAATAAAGACTGCATATGACAAAATGGCAAAGTTCTCCTCAGTAAAATCCTTATTTTACCCAGTGAACATCACACAGTcctttttcattgcttttttggAATGCAGATCACATTAGAACAGGTCCAGATCAATAACCACTATTCTAATAAATAAAGTGGTCCAGTCTGGTCTAGATTATGCTGCAGAAGGTTAAGAGTCATTTAACAACAGTGTGTGATTTGTAAAATCCTTATTCTTAACAGTATTTAGCAGCAGGAATAATATGGAGAGATGGGGACTGTATTATAGTATTAAGAATAAAGCGTGAAGtctcttttttgcattttcacagatAGAATAAAGGTTTCACAAATCAGAGACCGAGTTTTTAAGAGTATTTAGTTTCTCTGGGACAGCCTGCTCTTCATTTAATCAGTCTGTGCATTATGGTTCTTCACCTGGACCTGGTCTAATGCGGTCcagatacaaaaaaaagcaacaaaactttCTATTTTTCgcattttcagaaataaaataaaggactCACAAATCAGTGACTGAGTatgaaaaagcacattttaaaaaagtctcTTTTGCATTGTCACAAATTGAATAAAGGTTTCACAAATTTCAAAGTGTTTTCAGACAGCAGCAAgacttgaaataaaaaaagatctAACATGGCCTTACAATATGAAATTATTGGGGGAAATGGAGAATTACCTGCCTGGTGCTGTAGGTAAAATATGTCCCTTAACGGGAAGTTAACTTTAGTTTCGCATAAACtttgcccaaaaaaaaaaaaaaaaaaaaaaagtctttgagACAcgtaaaacaagaaaacaaagaaatagcAGCTTTggattaaataataaataaagaacacaCCCTCCTCTGTTATTCCAAAAGGAGGCAATCCTACATTAGGAGACATaaaaccttcttccttaataatTACACGATCACTATTATAATCATTTACGGTATTTTGTCAGACCTCTATAATAACTGGATTAATCTGTCTGTAATGGACCTGATCGCctcatttcagttcaactgaaaCAGAACCCTCGAGGTTATAAAAGAGGATCTGAGCCATGTTCTCTAAAATGCAGCAATTCTCGTGTAGACATTAGAATATAATCCTTATCCTGTTGTAACTGTACTTTTTAAACGTTGTTGCTTTTACACAACTTTAAAGGTCAGTTCGCAGCGACAGCTATGCAAGTTTCTATACTGCAAAACGGCGAGTACGAGGCATTCAATCAAACGCACCTACAACAACACGCCTTTATTTTAGACTCCTCTGACACTATCTTTTATTATAAATTCACTCACCATGTTCTTGTGTCGGAGTTCAAAGCGTCAGAGGCACCAACGCTCGGACAGCTGCGTCCTTCTGTCTGTGCTGCTGTCGGTTCCTCTTTCCTCAGTAAAAGCTTCAGGTATAAATAAAAGTTTCACGAGGGAAATGAAAGTTTGTCATCTTCACTTCCTCACTTCTTGTCTTAAAGGTGCAGACACACATTTAACtaaactcctcctcctcctcctccctgcagcATTAACCCAGTGCACACGTGGGGAAACACGTTCAGCTCTCAGGAGATAAAGGATGACAGTTTTTTATTAGAGTAACAACAGCACAGTGTGCAGCTACTCCGCTATGCAGAGGCTGTCACTGTGGTTTGcacgtggaaaaaaaaaaagagaaaacatggttcactgacacacaacacagtctacacaaacatgacaaaatgagCAAAGTTCAGGCCGCCTGTATCTGACAACACAGCATCGTCCAGGgtagaaaaaagaggaaactgtGCATAGAGAcctgcagaaaaaacacaaactggctCAACCACATCATTAACTCAGTGCACGCTCTGATCCATGTAACTGACGGTATTTTAAGAGGGATGCACTGACAAAGCCGGGCTTGCTTTGCGTTAGCTGGCTCGACTACACTGAAAACCCCGAGCAGAGACAGCAGGTGACTGTAAACCATATTTGTTAGCAGGTTTTCTTCACCACACTCCCAGAAAAGAGGACATCTGATGTCATTTGACTCTTGTTCTGCAAAACCTGGAGAGACGGCTCGCCACCTACGTTAACAGCAACAGGTTGTAATAGTAGAAAGCTATGAggaatattaaaaatgattactctaaaaaacaacagttaCTGCAAATGAcgtaagacaggaatgctgatAGAAAATATTTCATCACGTGtgtttatatacatattttccCACTCAGTGACTCTCAGTGGTGCGGCTTATTTCTGatgtgacagctgcacattagagctcttTGACGTCATAGATGTAAACATGATatgaaaaaaagtgaatttaggtctgacactgtctcataatgaagaaTTTAAGTGAAATCAATGTTGTTAATTGAATTTTCTGTGTAATAAAATCTAAACACCAAGCAATTTTTCATCTGTGCTGCATAAGCTGCAGACATGGCAGAAATTCAGCCTAATTCTTGATGCAAATAATGCATCATACACTGATTGCATGCGGGTTACTATGGCAACGCAATGCAAAACAATTTATTCTGCTCCATTCGGTGGCATAAATATATAATCAGCTGTAAATTTGTATAGCTAATAGAGAATATGGTTTGGAAAAGTATTGGTAAAATGGGGGCAATTGAACTGAACCTCCTCCAGATTGGGTTTAGTTGTGTAGCGTCTGTTACTATGGTGACCTAGCAGGTTAAGAGAGTACCAACTCTGTGATACTGAAAACTTCAAGCTCAACATACCTCATAAACCACTTAATCTCACTGTGTAATACACGCCTCAGAAATCCTACTATGTCTGCATTACAGACACCCTGTAACTGTGAATACTGTATTTCTACCTGAATGTTGTCTCGTGTCGACCTTTTAAAGACGgcccaaaacaaaaaaacaaaaaaaaaattacagaattcAAAAGTTGACTTGGGATCATCGACTACATTGACGttagtctttgtgtttgttttaacctGATGCACGCACCAGATATTTGGCGTATTTGGACTCAAGTCAGCCGAAAACAAGCACAAAGTACGACACAGAAATAATATTACATGTCCAGTCCAGTTTCAGCAGGTTGAGCTGAATGTAAAATCCAGCTCCAGAGAGGCTGGCAGACCACCGGGGGCAGATCCAAGatgtcctcctgctgctccgGGGCATCCTCCGATGCTGCCCCTTGTATCATCCCCCAACGCTGAAGAGGAGGCAGTTTCTCTCAGTGGACCCtcattacttttattttgatttacCCACCCTCttattaaaacacacaagtCTTCACATGCTAATCCCTTCCCATTACCTTTTAATTCCCCCACAATGCATCACTCTGTCTCCTTTGTCAGTGTCTCTATCCGCTGCCAACAGCCGCCTTCCTCATCATCTCCTCGTCCTGGACCGATAGCTCTGTCAGCTTTCGTCCCAGCCGCTCGTGAAGGTCCAGGTATTTGGCCACACAGCGATCCAGGCAGACCGACTCGCCCTTCGTCAGCTCCGCCTCCTTGTAATGTGGCGGGACGCACTTCCTGTGGCAGGCGTTGGTCATTCTGACAGGAGAGGAAGCCAAGAGTCAGTCAGATTCTAGAAATATTACACGCAAAGACCGGAATTAAACCAAGaacaattttattttcatttaattacatGTACATCTTAATCTTCTGAAAGGTGTGAGGATTGTAAAGGCTTGTTGTCTTTACAGAAACCATccaaattacataatttatcagagctagaaactgcaaaaactgagaaTCAGTGGACGGTCACCTGCTCATCTGTGACGTGTTGTTCGGTCTGAAAACTTGTCTACTTCACTTGATTGTATGGGTCACAttcaaaaaattgccaaaaaatacagtttgctttaatgagattctgtaaaacattaaaaactctgCAGTTCTCAGTGCAACTGGGaaaccattagtgactcagctgcaacatcagtcacatgacaaaaattcagggactatttagctgaactgggttgaactgcaggccgtgtttacacagaacaaagAGGAAGCAACTGTGGAAATTAATTCAGAAGTACTAAAATATCTAttgtatgtagagccaccacgTTTTCCAGTGTTGGTTAAAATGTCGTGCCAAAGTAAAGGGCCGTCTGTCAGTAGACTAAAGGAATGAGAATATTCTAAACATGGTGTGTAGTTGattcaaatttgttttttggtggtcagaagcacaaaaacacaaaacaaaaaaataggtGTTCTGAAGCCCAAGATGATATAGAAATGCTTCTTTatgaaac from Amphiprion ocellaris isolate individual 3 ecotype Okinawa chromosome 4, ASM2253959v1, whole genome shotgun sequence includes the following:
- the timm10 gene encoding mitochondrial import inner membrane translocase subunit Tim10, whose translation is MDPMKAQQLAAELEVEMMADMYNRMTNACHRKCVPPHYKEAELTKGESVCLDRCVAKYLDLHERLGRKLTELSVQDEEMMRKAAVGSG